A stretch of the Cydia amplana chromosome 6, ilCydAmpl1.1, whole genome shotgun sequence genome encodes the following:
- the LOC134648605 gene encoding uncharacterized protein LOC134648605 produces MRDVVVELVKFESKYDFLEFLDDKTDFVKLYTDGSKTKDRTSFAFYDSFLNIGKVFECSSYFSVFSAEVLGIIYALEYIHENYINENKFLILSDSMSALQALKNKCVSGSVNYLIYKLRSCLSSLLNRNITVEFCWVPGHSGIFGNELVDKLAKSTENIQVCDLKVPQSDLVTFVKELMIRRWNNSWSKSKEVKGKWLAEIVLAPSTKSWFEYQRKYVERGFITTMCRLRIGHGRFAAHLFRLELSDSAVCAHCNFNLCDLDHIFFHCPSFNLQRLLFVAMCMDTGLQVLPNSVQGLLKYQQLYPVIYEFVIHTIGSL; encoded by the coding sequence ATGCGAGACGTGGTGGTTGAACTGGTCAAATTTGAATCGAAATATGACTTTTTGGAGTTTCTTGATGATAAGActgattttgttaaattatataCTGACGGATCTAAAACTAAAGATAGGACCAGTTTTGCATTTTATGACTCTTTTTTGAACATAGGAAAGGTTTTCGAATGTAGTAGTTATTTTTCAGTATTTTCGGCTGAAGTATTAGGCATTATTTACGCTTTAGAATACATTcatgaaaattatataaatgagaATAAGTTTTTAATTCTATCAGATTCCATGAGCGCTTTACAagcacttaaaaataaatgtgtaagTGGATCtgtaaattatttgatttataaGTTAAGAAGTTGTTTAAGttctttattaaatagaaatattacTGTTGAATTTTGCTGGGTTCCGGGACATTCAGGAATTTTTGGTAACGAACTTGTAGACAAGCTTGCCAAATCTACGGAAAATATCCAAGTTTGTGATTTAAAAGTACCTCAATCCGATTTAGTAACTTTTGTTAAAGAACTTATGATTAGAAGGTGGAATAACTCGTGGTCTAAATCCAAAGAAGTCAAAGGGAAATGGCTAGCTGAAATAGTCCTGGCACCTAGTACCAAGTCGTGGTTTGAATACCAAAGAAAATATGTAGAAAGGGGATTTATTACAACTATGTGTAGATTGCGCATTGGTCATGGTCGTTTTGCTGCACATCTATTCAGATTAGAGCTAAGTGATTCTGCTGTTTGTGcacattgtaattttaatttatgtgatcttgatcatatttttttccatTGTCCTTCATTTAATTTACAAAGGCTATTGTTTGTTGCTATGTGTATGGATACAGGTTTGCAAGTTCTGCCAAACTCTGTACAGGGCCTTTTGAAATATCAACAATTATATCCTGTAATCTATGAATTTGTTATTCACACTATTGGCAGTCTGTAA